In Agrobacterium sp. RAC06, a single window of DNA contains:
- a CDS encoding Na+/H+ antiporter subunit E: protein MIPHPLLSLALLLMWLLLNDFTLGHLVLGSVVAIFGGWAMASLRPDKPKIKKWYLLPKLFLIVFVDIIRSNAAVALLMLSGKRRKQTSGFITVPLEIEHPTALAIMAVILTSTPGSAWLAYDERRKTVLIHVLDLIDEEQWVANIKHRYERLLLEIIE from the coding sequence ATGATCCCTCATCCACTTCTCAGCCTGGCGCTGCTTCTAATGTGGCTGCTGCTCAATGACTTTACCCTCGGACATCTGGTCCTTGGTTCTGTCGTGGCGATCTTCGGCGGTTGGGCCATGGCATCGCTCAGACCCGACAAGCCGAAGATAAAGAAGTGGTATCTGCTGCCCAAGCTCTTCCTGATCGTCTTCGTCGACATCATCCGCTCGAATGCTGCCGTCGCCCTGCTGATGCTCAGCGGCAAGCGCCGAAAACAGACATCGGGCTTCATCACGGTGCCGCTCGAAATCGAGCACCCCACCGCCCTTGCCATCATGGCCGTCATCCTGACCAGCACGCCGGGCTCTGCCTGGCTCGCCTATGACGAGCGCCGGAAGACTGTCCTGATCCACGTTCTCGACCTGATCGACGAGGAGCAATGGGTCGCTAACATCAAGCATCGCTACGAACGCCTGTTGCTGGAGATTATCGAATGA
- a CDS encoding monovalent cation/H+ antiporter subunit D, with translation MIDWSHHLIVTPILLPMMTAAILLFIDERNRTTKALVSLTATVLLLANALVLFIVESGPNSFENVYLLGNWAAPFGVVLVIDGLSAMMLLLTAVLAIAALVFSMARWHAVGAHFHTLFQLLLVGVNGALLTGDLFNLFVFFEVMLAASYGLLLHGTGTLRVKSGLHYIAVNLVAALFFLIGVSLVYGTAGTLNMADLALRMPDMEPDRLILMEAGAAVLGVAFLIKVGMWPLCFWLPSAYSAASAPVAGMFAILSKVGIYVILRLTMLLFGDGPSAGFGAEVLLLGGMATLVFGTIGVLASQALGRLAGYSVLVSSGTLLMVLGINDGVVSSGALLYLVSSTLTISAFFMLIELVERGQDAGANVLAVTMEAYGDGEEADIEDGEGTTMPGTMAILGICFAACGILLAGLPPLSGFIAKFAMLSAMMGTGSIGTTPDLAVWTLIVLVILSGVAALISMTRAGIRTFWGSIEGAVPRVLVVELVPVMLLLSLTLGLTVKAGPAMTYMDTTIRTLSNPSAYVDAVRNAHVVKDQSSSGTTAGEGGSAP, from the coding sequence GTGATCGACTGGAGCCACCATCTCATCGTCACGCCGATCCTCTTGCCGATGATGACGGCAGCGATCCTACTGTTCATCGACGAACGCAACAGGACGACCAAGGCGCTGGTCAGCCTGACGGCGACGGTTCTGCTGCTCGCGAACGCCCTCGTTCTCTTCATTGTCGAGAGCGGACCGAACAGTTTCGAAAACGTCTATCTGCTCGGAAATTGGGCGGCCCCCTTCGGCGTCGTGCTCGTCATTGACGGGCTTTCGGCGATGATGCTGTTGTTGACCGCTGTCCTCGCCATCGCCGCACTGGTCTTCTCCATGGCCAGGTGGCACGCCGTCGGAGCCCATTTCCACACCCTGTTCCAGCTTCTGCTGGTTGGCGTCAACGGCGCGCTGCTGACCGGGGACCTCTTCAATCTCTTCGTCTTCTTCGAAGTCATGCTGGCCGCCTCCTATGGGTTGCTGTTGCACGGCACGGGCACGCTGCGCGTCAAGTCCGGGCTCCACTACATCGCCGTCAACCTTGTCGCAGCGCTCTTCTTCCTGATCGGGGTCAGCCTTGTCTATGGAACCGCCGGCACGCTGAACATGGCCGACCTTGCCCTGCGCATGCCGGACATGGAGCCGGATCGCCTGATCCTGATGGAGGCTGGCGCTGCTGTGCTCGGCGTCGCCTTCCTGATCAAGGTCGGCATGTGGCCGCTCTGTTTCTGGCTGCCGTCCGCTTACAGCGCGGCTTCAGCCCCGGTGGCTGGCATGTTCGCCATCCTCAGCAAGGTCGGCATCTACGTCATCCTGCGCCTGACCATGCTGCTGTTCGGTGATGGTCCATCGGCCGGCTTCGGGGCGGAGGTCCTGCTGCTCGGCGGCATGGCGACGCTCGTCTTCGGAACCATCGGCGTTCTCGCATCCCAGGCTCTGGGGCGTCTCGCCGGCTATTCGGTCCTCGTTTCCTCCGGCACGCTTTTGATGGTGCTCGGCATCAATGACGGTGTCGTCTCCTCCGGTGCCCTGCTTTATCTCGTGAGTTCCACCCTGACGATCAGCGCCTTTTTCATGCTGATCGAACTGGTGGAGCGCGGACAGGATGCGGGCGCCAACGTCCTTGCCGTCACCATGGAGGCCTATGGCGACGGCGAGGAGGCGGACATAGAGGACGGCGAGGGCACGACCATGCCCGGGACCATGGCTATCCTCGGCATCTGCTTTGCGGCCTGCGGCATTTTGCTTGCCGGCCTGCCGCCGCTGTCGGGCTTCATCGCCAAGTTCGCCATGCTGTCCGCCATGATGGGCACGGGCTCGATCGGGACGACGCCCGATCTTGCCGTCTGGACCCTGATCGTGCTGGTCATTCTCTCAGGCGTCGCGGCCCTGATCTCCATGACCCGTGCGGGCATACGCACCTTCTGGGGATCGATCGAAGGGGCTGTGCCGCGGGTACTCGTGGTCGAACTCGTTCCCGTGATGCTGTTGCTCTCGCTCACGCTCGGCCTGACCGTGAAGGCAGGACCGGCGATGACCTATATGGACACGACGATCCGGACACTCTCCAACCCGTCCGCCTATGTGGATGCTGTGCGCAATGCCCATGTGGTGAAGGATCAAAGCTCTTCCGGCACGACAGCAGGTGAGGGAGGAAGCGCGCCATGA
- a CDS encoding Na+/H+ antiporter subunit C, producing MELILSLAIGLMTTCGVWLILRPRTYQVIIGLSLLSYAVNLFIFGVGGVKSNMPPILENGVVSTTLSDPVPQALVLTAIVIGFATTALFLVVLLAARGLTGNDHVDGRNEKP from the coding sequence ATGGAACTCATCCTGTCGCTCGCCATCGGACTGATGACCACCTGTGGTGTCTGGCTCATCCTGCGTCCGCGGACCTATCAGGTGATCATTGGACTGTCGCTGCTGTCCTACGCAGTGAACCTCTTCATCTTCGGCGTTGGCGGGGTGAAGAGCAACATGCCGCCTATCCTGGAGAACGGCGTGGTGTCGACGACGCTGAGCGACCCCGTGCCCCAGGCCCTGGTGCTGACCGCCATCGTCATCGGCTTTGCCACCACGGCTCTCTTCCTTGTCGTGCTGCTCGCCGCTCGCGGACTGACCGGCAACGACCATGTCGACGGGAGGAACGAGAAGCCGTGA
- a CDS encoding monovalent cation/H+ antiporter subunit A, which translates to MTLDASSLLLLLLVLPFLGSLGSAFILNTTSRDLPVFVAGATTLLTLILTASAYPFVMQNGVLRFTAEWLPQVGLNFSLRLDGFAWIFSMLVTSIGFLVILYARYYMGKDDPIPRFFSFLLAFMGAMLGIIVSGNVILLSIFWELTSIFSFLLISYWHTNAAARDGARMALTITGIGGFCLLIGMLLLGKIVGSYDLDKILASGQLVREHPLYLPTLIFILLGALTKSAQFPFHFWLPNAMAAPTPVSAFLHSATMVKAGVFLLVRFWPVLSGTYEWFILVGLAGISTMLLGAFLAMFQRDLKGLLAYSTISHLGLITTLLSLGSPLSTVAAIFHMLNHATFKASLFMAAGIIDHETGTRDMQRLSGLYRFMPATATLAMVASAAMAGVPLLNGFLSKEMFFAEAVETHADSWLDVSLPYVATLAGLFSVVYSLRFIHTVFFGPLPKDLPIKTPHEPPRWMRVPIEILVVVCLIVGIVPAISIGPFLQTAVESVLGDQTPEYSLSVWHGINVPLLMSLIALLGGIGLYVVMRDYLSRCEDGPPYLRRLRGQRLFERVLVTVSWRWARLAESRLGTRNLQPQLRWIVVSGFVAAALPLYFSGFERRPIVFSAIDPAFGLLWLVGMALAIGAAVSAKYHRLAALIMLGGVGLIVCMTFVWLSAPDLAITQLLVEIVTTVLILLGLRWLPKRSPDRGEVMTLKSRFRRFRDLSLAIACGIGMSVVAFTVMTMPVPDAIATYFLENAYTEGGGRNVVNVILVDFRAFDTFGEIAVLGIVGLTVYGLLRRFRPADDSMELPEQQVRQNRFDADQPERSPGDMMRDYLLVPSVLMQWLFPVIITLSVYLFMRGHDMPGGGFSAGLTLSIAFLLQYLAGGTRWAEDRIRILPLRWMGAGILTASATGIGAWLLGYPFLTSHFRYLEIPLIGQVPAASALLFDLGVFSLVVGATVLILTALAHQSIRINRLRALEAKGEKR; encoded by the coding sequence ATAACGCTGGACGCTTCGAGTCTTTTGCTTCTGCTGCTGGTTCTTCCGTTCCTCGGCAGTCTTGGCTCGGCTTTCATCCTCAACACGACGTCCCGTGATCTTCCGGTCTTCGTTGCAGGGGCAACGACGCTCCTGACCCTGATCCTGACGGCTTCGGCCTACCCGTTCGTGATGCAGAACGGCGTTCTGCGGTTCACGGCCGAGTGGCTGCCGCAAGTCGGGCTAAATTTCTCCCTGCGGCTTGATGGCTTCGCCTGGATCTTCTCCATGCTGGTCACGTCGATCGGCTTTCTCGTCATCCTCTATGCCCGCTACTACATGGGCAAGGATGACCCCATCCCGCGCTTCTTCTCCTTCCTGCTGGCCTTCATGGGGGCGATGCTTGGCATCATCGTCTCGGGCAATGTCATCCTGCTCTCGATCTTCTGGGAACTGACCAGCATCTTCTCCTTCCTGCTGATCAGTTACTGGCACACGAATGCCGCAGCCCGCGACGGTGCGCGCATGGCACTGACGATCACCGGTATCGGCGGTTTCTGCCTGCTGATCGGCATGCTCCTCCTCGGCAAGATCGTCGGCAGCTACGATCTCGACAAGATCCTGGCTTCAGGCCAGCTGGTGCGCGAACATCCGCTCTATCTGCCGACGCTGATCTTCATCCTGCTCGGTGCCTTGACCAAGAGCGCCCAGTTCCCGTTCCATTTCTGGCTGCCCAATGCGATGGCAGCCCCGACGCCGGTCTCCGCCTTCCTGCATTCCGCGACCATGGTGAAGGCGGGTGTCTTCCTGCTGGTGCGCTTCTGGCCGGTGCTGTCAGGGACCTATGAATGGTTCATTCTCGTCGGCCTTGCAGGCATCTCGACCATGCTGCTCGGCGCCTTCCTGGCGATGTTCCAGCGTGATCTCAAGGGTTTGCTCGCCTATTCGACGATCAGCCATCTCGGCCTGATTACGACGCTCCTCAGCCTCGGAAGTCCGTTGTCGACGGTGGCGGCGATCTTCCACATGCTCAACCACGCAACCTTCAAGGCCTCCCTCTTCATGGCAGCCGGGATCATCGATCACGAGACGGGCACGCGTGACATGCAGCGGCTGAGCGGCCTCTATCGCTTCATGCCGGCAACGGCCACGCTCGCCATGGTCGCCAGTGCCGCCATGGCCGGCGTGCCCCTGCTCAATGGCTTCCTGTCGAAGGAAATGTTTTTTGCCGAAGCTGTCGAAACCCATGCGGATTCCTGGCTCGATGTGAGCCTGCCCTATGTCGCAACGCTGGCCGGCCTCTTCAGCGTCGTCTACTCGCTCCGCTTCATCCACACGGTCTTCTTCGGCCCACTGCCGAAGGACCTGCCCATAAAGACCCCGCATGAGCCGCCGCGCTGGATGCGCGTTCCCATCGAGATCCTCGTGGTGGTCTGCCTCATCGTCGGCATCGTGCCCGCGATTTCCATCGGCCCGTTCCTGCAGACGGCCGTTGAGAGTGTGCTCGGTGACCAGACCCCGGAATACAGCCTCAGCGTCTGGCATGGCATTAACGTGCCGCTGCTCATGAGCTTGATCGCCCTTCTCGGCGGCATCGGTCTTTATGTGGTGATGCGGGACTACCTGTCACGTTGCGAGGATGGGCCGCCCTATCTCCGTCGACTGCGTGGCCAGCGCCTTTTCGAACGGGTCCTGGTTACCGTCTCTTGGCGCTGGGCGCGTCTCGCGGAAAGCCGGCTCGGCACCCGCAATCTGCAGCCGCAGCTCCGCTGGATCGTGGTCAGCGGCTTCGTCGCTGCAGCCCTGCCACTCTATTTCTCGGGTTTCGAACGCAGGCCGATCGTCTTTTCCGCCATCGATCCGGCTTTTGGCCTTCTCTGGCTGGTCGGCATGGCGCTCGCCATCGGCGCCGCGGTTTCTGCCAAGTACCATCGTCTCGCAGCCCTCATCATGCTCGGCGGGGTGGGGCTGATCGTCTGCATGACCTTCGTCTGGCTATCCGCGCCTGACCTTGCGATCACCCAGTTGCTGGTGGAGATCGTCACAACGGTCCTGATCCTTCTCGGCTTGCGCTGGTTGCCGAAGCGCAGCCCCGACCGAGGCGAGGTCATGACCCTGAAAAGCCGGTTCCGGCGTTTCCGCGATCTTTCACTGGCGATCGCCTGCGGCATTGGCATGTCGGTCGTTGCCTTCACGGTGATGACCATGCCGGTGCCGGATGCGATTGCCACCTACTTCCTTGAGAACGCCTATACGGAAGGCGGCGGACGCAATGTCGTCAACGTCATCCTCGTTGACTTCCGCGCCTTCGACACCTTCGGTGAAATCGCCGTCCTCGGCATCGTCGGCCTGACCGTCTATGGCCTGCTGCGCCGTTTCCGTCCGGCTGATGACAGCATGGAACTGCCGGAACAGCAGGTACGCCAAAACCGCTTCGATGCAGACCAGCCGGAACGGTCGCCGGGCGACATGATGCGCGACTATCTGCTCGTGCCTTCGGTGCTGATGCAGTGGCTGTTTCCGGTCATCATCACGCTTTCCGTCTATCTCTTCATGCGCGGTCACGACATGCCCGGCGGCGGCTTCTCGGCCGGCCTCACCCTGTCGATCGCCTTCCTGCTGCAATATCTGGCGGGCGGCACGCGCTGGGCGGAAGATCGCATCCGCATCCTGCCGTTGCGCTGGATGGGAGCCGGCATCCTCACTGCATCGGCAACGGGGATCGGGGCATGGCTCCTCGGTTATCCCTTCCTTACCTCGCATTTCCGCTATCTGGAAATCCCCCTGATCGGCCAGGTGCCGGCGGCCTCCGCGCTTCTCTTTGATCTCGGGGTCTTTTCGCTGGTGGTCGGCGCGACCGTGCTGATCCTGACGGCGCTTGCCCACCAGTCGATCCGCATCAACCGCCTGAGGGCACTTGAAGCCAAGGGGGAGAAGCGCTGA
- the ugpB gene encoding sn-glycerol-3-phosphate ABC transporter substrate-binding protein UgpB — MSTKRFAASAATLALSLSFGSSAFAATELQWWHAMTGANNEVVDQLAKEFNESQSDYKIMPVFKGTYPETLNAGIAAFRSKQPPAIIQVFDAGSGVMMGAEGAVVPVAEVLQKGGFEFNKSDYLAGIVAYYSKPDGTMLSFPYNSSSPVLYYNKDTFTKAGLDAENPPKTWPEVFEAARKIKDSGAAPCGMTSTWLTWIQTENFAAWNNVSYGTNENGLAGGTVELKVNSDLYVQHFQSIADLAKDGAFRYGGRTSEAKQLFLSGECAIMTESSGGLGDIVKSGMNYGIGQLPYYEGNGPQNTIPGGASLWVFGGKSDEEYKGIAQFFNFLSQTEIQARLHQVSGYLPVTNAAYEATKSSGFYEKNPARETPILQMTGKAPTENSKGVRLPNLPQVRDIMNEEFEAMLAGSQDAKTTLDKIVERGNAAIASVSSN; from the coding sequence ATGTCCACGAAACGTTTCGCTGCATCCGCGGCGACCCTCGCCCTTTCGCTTTCTTTCGGCTCTTCTGCCTTTGCCGCCACGGAACTGCAGTGGTGGCATGCCATGACCGGCGCCAATAACGAAGTTGTCGACCAACTGGCCAAGGAATTCAACGAGAGCCAGAGCGATTACAAGATCATGCCCGTCTTCAAGGGCACCTATCCGGAAACGCTGAATGCCGGCATCGCCGCATTCCGCTCCAAGCAGCCACCGGCTATCATTCAGGTCTTCGACGCTGGCTCGGGCGTCATGATGGGCGCTGAAGGCGCTGTCGTTCCGGTTGCTGAAGTGCTGCAGAAGGGTGGCTTCGAGTTCAACAAGTCCGACTATCTGGCCGGCATCGTTGCCTACTATTCGAAGCCTGACGGCACCATGCTGTCCTTCCCCTACAATTCGTCCTCGCCAGTTCTCTACTACAACAAGGATACCTTCACGAAGGCCGGCCTTGACGCAGAAAACCCGCCGAAGACCTGGCCGGAAGTCTTCGAAGCCGCACGCAAGATCAAGGACAGCGGCGCGGCTCCATGCGGCATGACGTCGACCTGGCTGACCTGGATCCAGACCGAGAACTTCGCCGCCTGGAACAACGTGTCCTACGGCACCAATGAAAACGGTCTTGCCGGCGGCACCGTCGAACTGAAGGTCAATTCTGATCTCTACGTCCAGCACTTCCAGTCGATCGCCGATCTGGCCAAGGATGGCGCGTTCCGCTACGGCGGCCGCACCTCGGAGGCCAAGCAGCTGTTCCTTTCCGGCGAATGCGCGATCATGACCGAGTCCTCCGGCGGCCTTGGCGACATCGTCAAGTCGGGCATGAACTACGGTATCGGCCAGCTTCCCTACTACGAAGGCAATGGCCCGCAGAACACCATTCCGGGTGGCGCCAGCCTCTGGGTCTTCGGTGGCAAGAGCGATGAAGAATACAAGGGCATCGCCCAATTCTTCAACTTCCTGTCGCAGACGGAAATCCAGGCACGCCTGCACCAGGTATCCGGCTATCTTCCGGTGACCAATGCCGCTTATGAGGCGACCAAGTCCTCGGGCTTCTACGAGAAGAACCCGGCGCGCGAAACGCCGATCCTGCAGATGACCGGCAAGGCTCCGACCGAAAACTCCAAGGGCGTGCGTCTGCCGAACCTGCCGCAGGTTCGCGACATCATGAACGAAGAGTTCGAAGCCATGCTGGCCGGCTCGCAGGATGCCAAGACGACGCTCGACAAGATCGTCGAGCGTGGCAATGCAGCCATCGCTTCCGTTTCCAGCAACTGA
- the ugpA gene encoding sn-glycerol-3-phosphate ABC transporter permease UgpA, giving the protein MHTVHFPNKILPYLLLAPQIILTLVFFFWPASQAIYQSMLREDPFGLKSTFVGFANFSNILSDPNYLHAFQVTIVFSALTALVSMAVALLLATAADKVVRGQTFYRTLLIWPYAVAPAVAGMLWLFMFNPAMGTLAYLLRSTGFDWDPLLKGDQAMALIVFAAAWKQISYNFLFFVAGLQAIPKSLIEAAAIDGARGSRRFWTIIFPLLAPTTFFLLVVNTVYAFFDTFGIIHAVTGGGPAKATETLVYKVYNDGFVNLNLGSSAAQSVILMIIVIGLTAFQFRFVEKRVHYG; this is encoded by the coding sequence TTGCACACGGTTCACTTCCCGAACAAAATCCTGCCCTATCTGCTGTTGGCGCCCCAGATCATCCTGACGCTGGTCTTCTTCTTCTGGCCCGCAAGCCAGGCGATCTACCAGTCCATGCTGAGGGAAGATCCGTTCGGGCTCAAAAGCACCTTCGTGGGCTTCGCCAATTTCTCCAACATTCTGTCGGATCCGAATTACCTGCACGCGTTTCAGGTGACGATCGTGTTCAGCGCGCTGACGGCTCTCGTCTCGATGGCGGTCGCGCTGCTTCTGGCCACGGCGGCCGACAAGGTGGTCCGCGGCCAGACCTTTTACCGCACGCTGCTGATCTGGCCCTATGCCGTCGCCCCTGCCGTTGCAGGCATGCTGTGGCTCTTCATGTTCAACCCGGCCATGGGAACGCTTGCCTATCTCTTGCGCTCCACAGGCTTTGATTGGGATCCGCTTCTGAAGGGCGACCAGGCCATGGCGCTCATCGTCTTCGCCGCCGCCTGGAAGCAGATCAGCTACAACTTCCTCTTCTTCGTTGCAGGCCTTCAGGCGATCCCGAAATCGCTCATCGAAGCGGCCGCCATCGACGGGGCCCGCGGCAGCAGGCGGTTCTGGACCATCATCTTCCCGCTTCTGGCCCCGACGACCTTCTTCCTGCTGGTGGTCAACACCGTCTACGCCTTCTTCGATACCTTCGGCATCATCCATGCCGTCACCGGTGGTGGCCCGGCCAAGGCGACCGAAACGCTGGTTTACAAGGTTTACAACGACGGCTTCGTCAACCTGAACCTCGGCTCATCCGCAGCGCAGTCCGTCATCCTGATGATCATCGTGATCGGCCTGACTGCCTTCCAGTTCCGCTTCGTCGAGAAGCGGGTTCATTACGGCTGA